In Nicotiana tabacum cultivar K326 chromosome 11, ASM71507v2, whole genome shotgun sequence, a single window of DNA contains:
- the LOC107783808 gene encoding cytochrome P450 78A3-like — protein MTTDRESLWVFALASNCKYFTSPINSICFALVFLLVWLVMNMIYWTHPGGPAWGKYKWRKYFVAPKPIPGPRGFPLIGSMNLMTGLAHQKIAAVAKSCQAKRLMSFSLGETRVIVTCNPVVAKEILNSSAFIDRPVNESAYRLMFNRSIGFASYGVYWRTLRKIAATHLFCPKQIKASETQRCEIVKQMVEILKGGGSRDNIRVRDVLKKASVNNMMCSVFGRNYSLLDDCNEELSELVDEGYELLGMLNWSDHLPWLAEFDPQKIQLRCSRLVPKVNQFVGKIIDEHRAQPSNGHRDFVDVLLSLPDSERLSDSDMIAVLWEMIFRGSDTVAVLIEWILARMVLHPDVQSKVQEELDRIVGRSCRPIMESDVTNMVYLPAVVKEVLRLHPPGPLLSWARLAIKHVIVDGYHVPAGTTAMVNMWAITRSEEVWTDPLEFKPERFMNESESELVDFSVLGSDLRLAPFGSGRRACPGKTLGLTTVTFWVASLLQEFQFGPTDETKTVDLSEVLRLSCEMVNPLTVRVRPRHTP, from the exons atgacgACAGACAGAGAGAGCCTTTGGGTTTTCGCTTTAGCTTCAAATTGCAAATATTTCACGTCCCCCATCAACTCCATATGTTTTGcacttgtttttcttcttgtctGGTTAGTCATGAACATGATTTACTGGACTCACCCTGGTGGTCCAGCTTGGGGTAAATACAAATGGAGAAAGTATTTTGTAGCACCAAAGCCAATACCAGGCCCAAGAGGTTTTCCTCTTATAGGAAGCATGAACCTTATGACTGGTTTAGCACACCAAAAAATAGCAGCCGTAGCAAAATCATGCCAAGCCAAGCGTCTCATGTCCTTCAGCCTAGGTGAAACCAGAGTTATTGTAACGTGTAACCCAGTGGTAGCAAAGGAGATATTGAACAGTTCAGCGTTCATTGATCGTCCAGTAAACGAGTCAGCTTACAGACTAATGTTCAACAGATCAATTGGTTTTGCTTCTTACGGGGTTTACTGGCgaacacttagaaaaattgctgCCACGCACTTGTTTTGTCCTAAACAAATCAAAGCCTCTGAAACACAACGGTGCGAAATTGTGAAACAGATGGTCGAAATTTTGAAAGGTGGCGGTTCTCGTGACAACATACGGGTTAGGGATGTTCTGAAAAAGGCTTCTGTAAACAATATGATGTGTTCTGTTTTTGGCCGCAACTACAGTCTCCTGGATGACTGTAACGAAGAGCTGAGCGAGTTAGTAGATGAAGGTTATGAGCTTTTGGGAATGCTCAATTGGTCGGATCACCTCCCTTGGTTAGCTGAATTTGACCCGCAGAAAATACAGCTCAGGTGCTCACGGCTCGTGCCTAAAGTAAACCAGTTTGTGGGAAAGATCATCGACGAGCACCGGGCTCAACCTAGCAACGGTCACCGtgattttgtggatgttttgcTCTCACTTCCGGACTCCGAAAGATTATCAGACTCTGATATGATTGCCGTACTCTGG GAGATGATATTTAGAGGGAGCGACACAGTGGCAGTATTAATAGAGTGGATACTAGCACGGATGGTACTTCATCCTGATGTTCAGTCAAAGGTACAAGAGGAGTTGGACAGGATTGTTGGAAGATCATGTCGTCCAATCATGGAGTCCGATGTAACGAACATGGTTTATCTGCCAGCCGTAGTGAAAGAAGTACTTAGATTGCACCCTCCGGGCCCACTGTTGTCATGGGCCCGCCTAGCTATAAAGCACGTGATAGTGGACGGATATCACGTGCCTGCAGGCACCACAGCCATGGTGAACATGTGGGCCATCACGAGGAGTGAGGAGGTTTGGACGGATCCACTTGAGTTTAAGCCCGAGAGGTTCATGAACGAGTCCGAGTCCGAGCTTGTGGATTTCTCGGTGTTGGGGTCTGACTTGAGACTGGCTCCATTTGGCTCTGGAAGGCGAGCTTGTCCAGGAAAGACACTCGGCTTGACTACTGTCACTTTTTGGGTAGCATCGCTTTTGCAGGAGTTCCAATTTGGACCTACTGATGAAACCAAAACTGTTGACTTGTCTGAGGTACTTAGGCTTTCCTGTGAAATGGTCAACCCACTCACAGTGAGGGTGCGTCCAAGACACACTCCATGA